From the genome of Patescibacteria group bacterium:
TGAAAAAACTATTGCCAAGATTTACCAAGCATACCAACTGAACTTAAAACAAAATAATGCCTTGGATTTTGATGATTTAATCATGCTTACTGTAAAATTATTTGAAAATTTCCCGGAGATTCTGGAATTTTATCAGGAAAAATACAAATATATTATGGTCGATGAATACCAGGATACTGACCCGTCGCAATACAAGCTAATAAAACTCTTATCTTCAAAATACAGAAATGTCTGTGTTGTTGGAGATGATGCCCAGTCAATTTATTCTTTTAGAAATGCTGATTTTAGGAATATTCTGAATTTCGAAAAAGATTATCCTCAAGCAAAAGTTATAACACTGGATCAGAATTACCGCTCAACACAGAATATTTTGGATGCTGCTTCGAAATTAATTTCCAAAAATGTTTATCAGAAGCCAAAAAATCTCTGGACAAAAAACCCTTCTGGCCCGCCAATATCAATCATCGGCACATGGGACGAAAAAAACGAAGCGGAATTTATTGTCCAGAAAATAAAAGAATTTTTAAAACAAGGATATAAATTGCACGATTTTGCTGTTTTTTACAGAACTAATGCCCAATCGCGCGCAATTGAAGAAGCATTTATTAAAAACAACGTTCCCTACAAATTAATCGGGGCAATTAGATTCTATCAGAGAAAAGAAATTAAAGACATTGTTAGTTATTTGAAATATATTGCTGTTAACGACTCAATGAGTTTAAAAAGAATAATCAATACTCCGACAAGAGGAATTGGCAAAATCACGCTTGATAAAATTATTAAAAATGGAATAGAAAGGGTTGCCGAGGAAAAACCAGAAGTGGGAATTTTCCACAAATTTATCCAGAAAGCCAAGGAAATCGCCATTAAAAATCCATTAACCAAGCTTTTAAAATTTATTTTAAAGGAAATTGATTACCAAAATTACCTTAGAAAAACTTATGGCGATAATGAGCTACAGGCAGGACTTTCCGAAGACGAAGCCAGATGGCAGAACATTGAGGAATTGATAAATGTCGGAGCTGAATACGATAAATTGCCTGCCCAAGACGGATTAAAAGAATTTCTGGAAAAAACAGCGCTCCTGTCCGATGCTGATGAAATCCAAAACAACAAAGAAGTTGTACATCTAATGACTCTACATACTGCCAAGGGTCTGGAGTTCCCAATTATATTCATCATTGGCTGCGAGGAAGGCATTCTTCCTCATTCCAGAAGCTTACTGAATCCATTGGATATTGAGGAAGAGCGCAGATTATTCTATGTCGGCATTACCAGAAGCAAAACTCATCTGCATTTGGTTGTATCCCAGAGAAGAACAAGTTGGGGAAGCAAAGAGGCAAATATGCCATCAAGATTTTTGTCAGAAATCCCGGAGCATTTAATAAATTATGAAGAATACAATGGAGAAATTAAAGATTTAATAGATTTTTAAAATGATTGATATTAAACTAATTTTGCAAAAATATAATATTCATTCCAAAAAATATATGGGGCAGAATTTTTTGATTGATGAAAATGTTTTAAATAAAATTATTGGCGCAGCAAACCTGTCCTTAAAAGATACGGTGCTGGAAATCGGCCCAGGGCTGGGAATTTTGACTGTTGAATTGGCAAAAAGAACCAAAAAAGTAATTGCTATAGAAAAAGACAAAACACTCTGCGAGATACTAAAGAAGATTTTAAAAGAGCAGAATATAAACAATGTAGAAATCGTGAATAAGGATATTCTAAAAGTTTCTGACGAAATACCAAATTCCAATTACAAAATCGTGGCAAATATACCATACTATTTAACTTCGCCATTAATTAGAAAATTTCTCGAAGTCGAAAACAAACCATCTCTGATGATTCTAATGGTCCAAAAAGAGGTAGCGCAAAGAATAACAGCAAAACCGCCGCACATGAGCATATTATCCATTGCTGTACAATTTTATGCAGAACCAGAAATCATTGATTATGTCCCGAAAAGCAGTTTTTTCCCAATGCCAAAAGTCGATTCAGCAATTATCAAGATAATACCGCAGTCTTATGTGGGACGTGCGACGTCCCACATAAATATGAAGAAGTTTTTTAAATTAGTAAAAACGGGTTTTTCTTCAAAAAGAAAAATGTTGAAAAATAATTTACCCGAAATCGACCTTGAAAAAATCGGATTAAATCCAAAAGTCAGGGCGGAAAATTTGTCAATTGATGACTGGATGAAAATTTATCGCGATTTTTATTCTTGACTGACTATTTTTGTGCTATAATAAAAGTGATATAATTAAGAATATGAGATTAAAAATAAAGAACATACCATTGGCTACAATTATACTAACAAGCATTTTTGCCGTTGGGTTAATTTTATTTGTAGGCGCTTTCTCTAAAAGAAGCGCTTTTTCCACATATAATTTATGGGGCGGCAAAGAAACCATTATTGAGTCCGAAAGCAAAGACACAGACAATGACGGACTAAAGGACTGGGAGGAAAATCTATACAAAACCGACCCCTTGAATCCTGATACAGATGCTGATGGATATTTAGATGGCGAAGAAATAAATTCCGGACATAATCCTTTGGTCAAGGGACCGAATGATAAACAGGTATTCTATCCTCTGCCCATTGGCAACAAGTATAATATAACCAATCAGATATTCTCTGATTTTGATGCAATAGCAAAATCGTATATTGAGCAAAAAGACCAATATGTCAGAGATCATCCAGAAATCATTGACCCAACGACATATATGGCCGAGGCATCTAAGGGCGCATTAGATGAAATGCTAAGAAGGGCTATGCTCTACAATGAAGCGGACTGGTCAGATAAGGCGAACGCGGTTCTGGAAAAAAATCCGGAAATATTTCAGATTGAAATCTCAGATATTGATATAAAAATTTCCGATGACAATACTCCAGAAGCAATAAAAGCATATTTTGAAAAATTATCATCTTACGCAAAGTCAAATAATTTCCTTTTGCAAAACGAAAATTTCATCTTGTTGCAGGATTCTTTTCCCAATAATGATTTTGCCGAAGTGGATATTTTAATAATAATCAATGATGATGAAATATCTAAATTAGTTGATACCCCTGTTCCATCGTCATGGAAAGAATTACATAAAAACTTTTTAAAAATCGCAATAACTTTGCGAAACATTTTTGTTTCTCTGAGAGGATTTGAATCTGACCCAATAAAAGCCATTATTGCGAACAATGAGATAAAAAATGTTTCAAGTCTTTGGAAATCTTTTGAACAAAATCTTCTAAAATTAAATGAATCGCAAAATCTAAATTTAGAATTATGAAAAAACAGATTTTTACAATCTTGTTAATCGCAACAATTCTCGGTTCAACAATAGGCGCTTTCTTGTTTAATCCCAAAAAAGCAAATGCGGTTTTCGGAATCGGAGATATAAGTATAGATATAGTAAATCAGATTAAGGACTGGGTGCTTGATCAATTGCCAAAAACAGTTGCCAGGAGCATGATGGTCCGCTTGCAACAAGAAATAGCGCGCTGGGCCCAAGGGGGATTTACAGATCAAAATAAGCCATTTGCAATGATAAGCTGGAAACAAGAAGTTAAAAACGCATTGCAAATTGCCTCTAGCAGATTTGTTAGTGAATTCAATCTCACTCCTCTCTGCTCGCCATTCAAAGTTTCCCTCGGCACTGCCCTTGGAATTAATATGCCTGGAGGCGCAATACCTTATAGAACATACGCTGCTTGTACAATTAGCGATATTGTGGATAATGTTGAAGAATTTTACAAAAATCCATCCATTGCCATGTATGGATGGGATACCTGGACTGCATTAGCCCAGCCAAACAATAATTTTATTGGTTCATTTATGATGGCGGTTTCAGAAAGGAAAAGATTAGAGCAGGAAGAAATAACAGAAGTGGAAAAAGAAGTTGAAGCTGGTCAAGGAATTAAAAATGAAGCAATATGCAATCTAACCGACCAGCAAGATTGCGCGACAAATTGCAACCAGTATCCTAACATCATAAACGGGCTTCCGAATCCACTTTATGTTGCTTGTATGAAATCCTGCGAAAAATCTTCAATCGGCGCTTGTCTTGAAAAAACCACCAAAAAACTCGGTTCAGAAATAAAAACCAGCGTTGACGAGGCAATTGGAAGCGATATGGGCTGGTTAATTACTGCGGACGAAATAACAGAAATGATGAATCTGGTATTTTCCGGATTATTCAATAAACTAACTCACGGCATTAATGGAATGCTAACCAAAGGAAGCTCTTCAACAACTATAATATCCAAGAACCAGGCAGAATACGGATATTATGAAGATTACAAAAAAAACCAGACACCACAGGACATCACAAAAGTAAAAGGAGATATTCTAAATAATATTTTAAAATCAATCCAAGGCGTATCTACTGCAGGATATGCCTGCGACAAGAGTGAACAAATAAAGGGTGATATTTTTAGAGAAGTGGCTACGGATGTTTTAAATGAAGAGTCGCAGCACCTTTATACAGTAATGGAAGGCATTAATTTGAAACCGGACTATGAAGTTCTTGATACGCAGCCAGCAGTTGATAACAAAATAGCGATATATGGCAAAACCTGGGATGATGTTCCTTTTAATAAATATCCGGAAAAATGCGCCAGTATTGCAAATAAAAAATGTAGCGACATTAAAACCGGTCTGCCTTATGAATTGAGTATAAATAATATTAATAGCGAATGCGCTACGGGATGCCTGGAACAGATAAATAATTACCAGGCAGAATGCTTAAGTACATTTAACGGATGCGAATATAACTGTAAAGACGAAACATGCAAAACCGCCTGCCATACTGCATATTCAGCTTGCTATAATGCGGCAAAAACAAAAGCAGTTAATGATAAAAAATGCTCAAGCATCGCAGTTGCTGATGCCTGTTTGAATGGGCAGGCATTGATAAGCAAGGCAAGAAATAGTTGCAGCGACTGTGTTAAAAAATATGAAGATTTCTGCGCATTAAAGAAAACCAAAGCAGAAAAAGACCTTTGCGTGCAAGAAAGCTGCAGTAATTATGAAGATATAAGCTCATCAATTAAAAGCGCGCAGGATTTCTATGACCGCTGCGCTTTAAATGAAACGAAATACTCCTGCGAAGTTTGTTTAAAAGAATATTTTATGCCAGCGGATTATTGCGGACAAATTTATGACTATATAAACCGCGCATTCGTTAAATATCCTGCCTTGGTTTATCATAATACCTGGTGGGGAGGATGGGTCAATTTTGAAGGGCAGTCTGAAGAACTTCTTAAAAATCCCTTTGTTGCCTGCGCCCCTCCCAATAATTCAGAATTTCTTTCAACTGCTTTAACCTGCCGCATCTTGCCTGACTTCCAGTTTCCCGGAGGAGGAACCTGTAAAACATTATGCAAAACAACTGAGGAAGAATTAAAAAATATTACTGATAATAAACCGCAGGAACTTGATTGCATTGGACCATTAAAAGATCCAGCGCATCCAGAATGGGGAGGAGTGTGGCGTTCCGGAGGTTTGAGCCCAGGCGGACAATATGCTACTTATTTGGCCAAGAAAAAAATCAAATGCTGCGCTGCTGTAACCGGGCATATGCCAATGGATTATAGGCTATGCAGAGGGATTACGTCAGATCCAGTAGCTGAGGAAGAATTAGAAGGATGGTGCGATGATAAAGGCAGACCACTATGGAAAAATCCGGAATGTTTTTGCGAGAAAGGTTGGCGGCCGATTGATCTCACAAAAAATACTACAACAGGTTCTGATTTTTATTCTCCATGGTATAATGTCGGTCGCGACGAACCAGAAGAAACATGCAGCAGGGCATCAGGCGGTGTCAATATTTTAGTACCAAATATGGCAAAAGCGAATAAGGCCATTCTTGAAACTAATTCTGCTGCAGGAGGAAGTATTGTATATGTTGCTGAACACGAAGCCATTGATCCAGATTTAAATTCTTGTTTATATGAAAAAGTTTGCGCTGGAACAAATTTGCCTCTATGTGAAAACAGAACAATGACAACAAGTTGTGATTTTGTGGCAAATCCGCCTGCTGGTATAATTTGTTCTGAAGAAACCGTTCATACTCCATCTGCTTACAATTGTTGCAATTCCGGAGGAGTAGAAAGCGGGAAAGGAGTAATAAAAGTTGAATGCGATTTAAGCGGATACAGAAACCAAGAAGTGTTTTTGGGAGTTTATGATAATGATAAAACGGATTGCAGAACTGTAGTTCATATGTGTATTGAATGCGACCCCAGCGACCTTGGTTATGACGGAGGCAGTTATGGATTTAGAGACAAATTAGGTAATCCCATTGACCAATGCAATTGGAAAGTTGGGATTTAAATAAAATATTAAGCATAGATGAATACAAAATCAAAATTTAAAATCGTAATACCAATAATTATATTAGCAGTGGTTGTTTCTGGACTAGCCATGCCTAGTTCTGTTAATGCAGGAGTTTTGCATGAGGCAGGAAAAGGAATTTTTAGCGTACTTGGAGAGATTATACGAACATGTTTGATGAAACTACTTACAACTGCTGTTTCGCTCTTTGAAGGAGCTTTGGGCATAGGATTTGACAGCAAAACCACTGAAGTTGTAAAAACAGGATGGACAGCGTGTAGAGATTTCGCAAATATGCTGTTTATCCTTATTATGGTGATAATCGCTTTTGGCACTATTTTGCGCATTGAACAATATGGAGTGAAAAAACTCCTGCCAAAAATAATAGGAATCGCGCTTTTAATAAATTTTAGTTTTGTGCTTTGTTCGGTGATTGTTGATTTTAGCAATATTACCGCTAATTTTTTTATAAAAGACATTAAAGGAAAAATCGGTAGTCAAGGCGGTGAAAAGGGAATGATAACAGCAGTATTCGCCGATGCTTTCAATATAACGGGGACGGCTATAACTATAACGGATTGTGATAACATCTATAAAGGACTTATATCTAATTGTAAAAGTGATGCTGATTGTGTTGAAAATGCTAACGGAATATTAAAAAAATGCAGAAAAGACCAAGGAATAGAAGTCAAAGTGGAAGATGAAGCATTTCTTGATATTTTTTTTGGAATTGTACTCGGCTCTAT
Proteins encoded in this window:
- a CDS encoding UvrD-helicase domain-containing protein produces the protein MENENILENLNLEQKKAVQTTDGPVLILAGPGSGKTKVLTHRLSYLIKQGIPGQNILAVTFTNKAADEMKKRTIKLLTPLDAARLTGFIGTFHSFCLKILRKEIDKLDYKKNFVIYDEDDQLNLMKEVIKNLEINQEQFPAKRALHVISSLKNETIDYETYRENAQEYFEKTIAKIYQAYQLNLKQNNALDFDDLIMLTVKLFENFPEILEFYQEKYKYIMVDEYQDTDPSQYKLIKLLSSKYRNVCVVGDDAQSIYSFRNADFRNILNFEKDYPQAKVITLDQNYRSTQNILDAASKLISKNVYQKPKNLWTKNPSGPPISIIGTWDEKNEAEFIVQKIKEFLKQGYKLHDFAVFYRTNAQSRAIEEAFIKNNVPYKLIGAIRFYQRKEIKDIVSYLKYIAVNDSMSLKRIINTPTRGIGKITLDKIIKNGIERVAEEKPEVGIFHKFIQKAKEIAIKNPLTKLLKFILKEIDYQNYLRKTYGDNELQAGLSEDEARWQNIEELINVGAEYDKLPAQDGLKEFLEKTALLSDADEIQNNKEVVHLMTLHTAKGLEFPIIFIIGCEEGILPHSRSLLNPLDIEEERRLFYVGITRSKTHLHLVVSQRRTSWGSKEANMPSRFLSEIPEHLINYEEYNGEIKDLIDF
- the rsmA gene encoding ribosomal RNA small subunit methyltransferase A; protein product: MIDIKLILQKYNIHSKKYMGQNFLIDENVLNKIIGAANLSLKDTVLEIGPGLGILTVELAKRTKKVIAIEKDKTLCEILKKILKEQNINNVEIVNKDILKVSDEIPNSNYKIVANIPYYLTSPLIRKFLEVENKPSLMILMVQKEVAQRITAKPPHMSILSIAVQFYAEPEIIDYVPKSSFFPMPKVDSAIIKIIPQSYVGRATSHINMKKFFKLVKTGFSSKRKMLKNNLPEIDLEKIGLNPKVRAENLSIDDWMKIYRDFYS
- a CDS encoding thrombospondin type 3 repeat-containing protein; the encoded protein is MRLKIKNIPLATIILTSIFAVGLILFVGAFSKRSAFSTYNLWGGKETIIESESKDTDNDGLKDWEENLYKTDPLNPDTDADGYLDGEEINSGHNPLVKGPNDKQVFYPLPIGNKYNITNQIFSDFDAIAKSYIEQKDQYVRDHPEIIDPTTYMAEASKGALDEMLRRAMLYNEADWSDKANAVLEKNPEIFQIEISDIDIKISDDNTPEAIKAYFEKLSSYAKSNNFLLQNENFILLQDSFPNNDFAEVDILIIINDDEISKLVDTPVPSSWKELHKNFLKIAITLRNIFVSLRGFESDPIKAIIANNEIKNVSSLWKSFEQNLLKLNESQNLNLEL